A genome region from Microbacterium profundi includes the following:
- a CDS encoding MarR family winged helix-turn-helix transcriptional regulator codes for MTVPDLPEPQRHVGNLIRRAQQLHLSTWARVADPDITSTQYSILTILDRLGEASQRELGDEADLDRSTIADLVRRMEKSGLIARQRAAGDARRNVVTLTEHGAGERKRLAPLVVDVQRELTAHLEADEVAALFRGLWRMLER; via the coding sequence ATGACCGTGCCCGACCTCCCCGAACCGCAGCGGCACGTCGGCAATCTCATCCGTCGGGCGCAGCAGTTGCATCTGTCGACCTGGGCACGCGTGGCCGATCCTGACATCACGAGCACGCAGTACAGCATCCTCACGATCCTCGATCGACTCGGGGAGGCGAGTCAGCGCGAACTCGGTGATGAGGCCGACCTCGATCGGTCGACGATCGCCGACCTCGTGCGCCGGATGGAGAAGTCCGGCCTCATCGCCCGGCAGCGTGCAGCGGGTGATGCGCGGCGCAACGTCGTCACCCTCACCGAGCACGGTGCCGGGGAGCGGAAGCGGCTCGCGCCGCTGGTCGTCGACGTGCAGCGCGAGCTCACCGCGCACCTTGAGGCGGACGAGGTTGCGGCGCTGTTCCGTGGACTGTGGCGGATGCTGGAGAGGTAG
- a CDS encoding nucleotidyltransferase domain-containing protein, producing the protein MPSSTPTAATPWAPLEPQAVARLLAAASVRWWLSGGVALDRWLGHPIRARENIDVSVVAADLRGLVGNLPEGFSAWVPGEDEIVPFADAPQEADLQPVLIRDDAQNAWVLQVNAEDGAPRAWVYKRDPRLTLPWDRAVLDIDGIPTGAPEVQLVWKALRPRAEDTTDKDAVLPSLTEDAVSFYETALLRIHPHSTWAIHVRSPFAPAKASWNRKKN; encoded by the coding sequence ATGCCCTCCTCCACGCCCACCGCCGCGACGCCGTGGGCGCCGCTCGAGCCCCAGGCGGTCGCCCGGCTCCTCGCCGCGGCATCCGTTCGCTGGTGGCTGTCGGGCGGCGTCGCGCTCGACCGGTGGCTCGGGCATCCGATCCGTGCGCGCGAGAACATCGACGTGAGCGTCGTCGCTGCAGATCTCCGAGGACTGGTCGGGAACCTCCCTGAGGGGTTCAGCGCGTGGGTGCCGGGCGAGGATGAGATCGTGCCGTTCGCGGATGCTCCGCAGGAAGCCGATCTGCAACCGGTGCTCATCCGCGACGATGCGCAGAATGCCTGGGTTCTTCAGGTCAACGCCGAAGACGGAGCCCCGCGGGCCTGGGTCTACAAGCGTGACCCGCGGCTCACGCTGCCGTGGGACCGCGCGGTGCTCGACATCGACGGCATCCCCACCGGCGCTCCTGAGGTGCAGCTGGTCTGGAAGGCGCTTCGTCCTCGTGCGGAGGACACCACGGACAAGGATGCCGTCCTGCCGTCGCTCACGGAAGACGCGGTGTCGTTCTACGAGACCGCACTGCTGCGCATCCACCCGCATTCGACGTGGGCGATCCACGTGCGCAGCCCCTTCGCCCCGGCCAAAGCCAGCTGGAACCGCAAGAAGAACTGA
- a CDS encoding FAD-dependent monooxygenase — MQFYRDGYRPGDPDVVPAAPQTRDRAAELPNEVDVLIVGTGPAGTVLAAQLAAFPDITTRVIERRSGPLEVGQADGVACRTVEMFQAFGLADALVREAYWVNEVRFWGPSEDDRSKIARSGWVDDTPAGLSEFPHVIVNQARMQQFLLDHAAKSASRLEADYGVEFIGYEMDTASEHPVIATLRRTEGEEFTVRAKYVIGCDGARSNVRRALGIRLEGDAANHAWGVMDVLATTDFPDWRTKNVVQSAGKGSLLMIPREGGNMVRCYVDLGVVQSGDAEIRKATAAQLADVANAILHPYSIDVQQVAWSSVYEVGQRVADRFDDLSPESAADATPHLFLAGDACHTHSAKAGQGMNVSMQDAFNLGWKLAAVLQGRSDAALLRTYSEERQAIAADLIAFDKHWSAFIAQPAIDPEHPERGGVSPADMQAEFARQGRYTAGLATTYSPSTLTGSSEHQSLARGFEIGTRFHSAPVRRVADARRMQLGHSHSADGRWRIYAFGDSSGAALRDLATWLAEDADSPVRTFTAADADIDSVIDVHGIFRGSHHDVDVTALPSILLPKSGPLGLQDWEKAWATDDADDIFALRGIADEGAVIVVRPDQYVAQVLPLTARDELRDFFGGFLLPVTATVSAA, encoded by the coding sequence ATGCAGTTCTACCGCGACGGATACCGCCCCGGTGACCCGGACGTCGTGCCCGCGGCGCCGCAGACGAGGGACCGCGCTGCCGAGCTCCCGAACGAAGTCGACGTGCTCATCGTCGGCACCGGGCCCGCCGGCACCGTGCTCGCCGCGCAGCTCGCGGCGTTCCCCGACATCACGACGCGCGTCATCGAGCGTCGGTCGGGCCCGCTCGAGGTCGGACAGGCCGATGGCGTCGCGTGCCGCACGGTCGAGATGTTCCAGGCGTTCGGTCTCGCCGACGCGCTCGTCCGTGAGGCCTACTGGGTCAACGAGGTGCGGTTCTGGGGCCCTTCCGAAGACGACCGCTCCAAGATCGCGCGCAGCGGCTGGGTCGACGACACTCCGGCGGGGCTGAGCGAGTTCCCGCACGTGATCGTGAACCAGGCGCGCATGCAGCAGTTCCTGCTCGATCACGCGGCGAAGTCCGCGAGCAGGCTCGAAGCAGATTACGGCGTGGAGTTCATCGGCTACGAGATGGACACCGCATCGGAGCATCCGGTCATCGCGACCCTGCGGCGGACCGAGGGCGAGGAGTTCACCGTCCGCGCCAAGTACGTGATCGGCTGCGACGGCGCGCGCAGCAACGTGCGTCGCGCTCTCGGCATCCGCCTGGAGGGCGATGCGGCCAACCACGCCTGGGGCGTCATGGACGTGCTCGCCACGACCGACTTCCCCGACTGGCGCACCAAGAACGTCGTGCAGTCCGCCGGCAAGGGCAGCCTGCTGATGATCCCGCGTGAGGGCGGCAACATGGTGCGCTGCTACGTAGACCTCGGTGTGGTGCAGTCCGGCGACGCGGAGATCCGCAAGGCGACGGCCGCCCAGCTCGCAGACGTCGCGAACGCGATTCTGCACCCCTACTCGATCGATGTGCAGCAGGTCGCCTGGTCGAGCGTCTACGAGGTCGGTCAGCGGGTCGCGGATCGCTTCGATGATCTGTCGCCGGAGTCCGCGGCGGATGCCACACCGCACCTGTTCCTCGCGGGCGACGCCTGCCACACTCACAGCGCCAAGGCCGGGCAGGGCATGAACGTGTCGATGCAGGACGCGTTCAACCTCGGCTGGAAGCTCGCCGCCGTTCTGCAGGGCCGCTCGGATGCTGCCCTGCTGCGCACCTACTCGGAGGAGCGTCAGGCGATCGCCGCCGACCTCATCGCATTCGACAAGCACTGGTCGGCATTCATCGCGCAGCCGGCGATCGACCCGGAGCACCCGGAGCGCGGCGGCGTCTCGCCCGCCGACATGCAGGCCGAGTTCGCGCGCCAGGGCCGGTACACCGCCGGACTCGCGACGACGTACTCTCCGTCGACGCTCACGGGATCGTCGGAACACCAGAGCCTCGCGCGCGGTTTCGAGATCGGCACGCGATTCCACTCCGCGCCAGTGCGGCGCGTGGCCGATGCCCGCCGTATGCAGCTCGGGCACTCCCACAGCGCCGACGGACGCTGGCGCATCTACGCCTTCGGCGACTCTTCGGGCGCAGCGCTGCGCGATCTCGCGACGTGGTTGGCAGAGGATGCGGACTCGCCCGTGCGCACGTTCACGGCAGCGGACGCCGACATCGACAGCGTGATCGACGTGCACGGGATCTTCCGCGGCTCGCACCACGACGTCGACGTCACCGCACTGCCGTCGATCCTTCTCCCGAAGTCCGGCCCGCTGGGCCTGCAGGATTGGGAGAAGGCCTGGGCGACCGACGACGCCGACGACATCTTCGCGCTCAGGGGCATCGCCGATGAGGGCGCGGTCATCGTGGTGCGGCCTGACCAGTACGTCGCGCAGGTGCTGCCGCTGACCGCGCGCGATGAGCTGCGTGACTTCTTCGGAGGGTTCCTGCTGCCGGTCACGGCCACCGTATCCGCCGCCTGA
- a CDS encoding serine hydrolase domain-containing protein: MHLLSSRRWRAAAAGAAALALVLTGCSSEDSFSYTPPEQVDAALPDDTAAQLQAAVENAMVATGSTGAIVGVWVPWSGTWVTGLGTQTVEDQSEITTDMTFRIADVTRMMTCDVLYGLVDDDVVELDASVPEYVSGVAQMEDVTLLDLCNGTSGAGSSETAVKGMWLNTPERVWPALELASFGLGLDAVEPRTTYRDSDAGYLLLGLALERASGKSASQLIAEYVTQPLELAGTSLPGPTAAPPGDVALSGTYLPAIEGGYDCAARSDITTLSSSTGFTDSGAVSTIDDLGRYVQATARQGLRDEGAKPARFSAPLPAYAGAPSWYQATGGAYLVGPLIGQHGWTPGYATAAYSDPTTGFTVAVVLNNSTGGGSPAAYLAWELAAIASKAPAASGQTAPEFGLPFTAEQYRQAITDSAVCATPPPAE, from the coding sequence ATGCACCTTCTCTCGTCGCGCCGCTGGCGTGCCGCCGCCGCAGGCGCCGCTGCGCTCGCGCTCGTCCTGACCGGCTGCTCGTCCGAGGATTCCTTCTCCTACACGCCGCCCGAACAGGTCGATGCCGCCCTTCCGGATGACACAGCAGCCCAGCTTCAGGCCGCCGTCGAGAACGCGATGGTCGCGACCGGCTCGACCGGGGCGATCGTCGGGGTGTGGGTGCCGTGGAGCGGCACCTGGGTCACCGGCCTCGGTACCCAGACAGTCGAGGACCAGTCCGAGATCACGACCGACATGACCTTCCGCATCGCCGATGTCACGCGAATGATGACCTGTGATGTCCTGTACGGCCTCGTGGATGACGATGTCGTCGAACTCGACGCGTCGGTCCCCGAGTACGTGTCCGGAGTCGCCCAGATGGAGGACGTGACTCTGCTCGACCTCTGCAACGGCACCAGCGGCGCAGGCTCGTCCGAGACAGCGGTCAAGGGGATGTGGCTCAACACGCCGGAGCGCGTGTGGCCGGCGCTGGAGCTGGCGTCGTTCGGCCTCGGTCTGGACGCCGTGGAGCCGCGAACGACCTATCGTGATTCGGATGCCGGCTACCTTCTGCTCGGACTCGCCCTGGAGCGGGCCTCCGGCAAGAGCGCTTCCCAGCTCATCGCCGAGTACGTGACGCAGCCGCTGGAGCTCGCCGGGACCTCTCTCCCCGGCCCGACGGCGGCACCCCCAGGCGACGTCGCGCTCAGCGGCACCTATCTGCCCGCAATCGAGGGCGGCTACGACTGCGCTGCGCGCTCCGACATCACGACACTCTCCTCGAGCACCGGGTTCACCGATTCCGGCGCCGTCTCCACGATCGATGACCTCGGCCGGTACGTACAGGCGACGGCGCGACAGGGACTGCGCGACGAAGGAGCCAAGCCGGCCCGCTTCTCGGCCCCCCTCCCTGCGTACGCGGGTGCTCCCTCGTGGTATCAGGCGACGGGCGGCGCTTACCTCGTCGGTCCTCTGATCGGTCAGCACGGATGGACCCCCGGCTATGCGACTGCCGCATACTCCGACCCGACGACCGGGTTCACCGTCGCCGTCGTGCTGAACAACTCGACGGGGGGCGGCTCGCCCGCTGCGTATCTCGCCTGGGAGCTCGCGGCCATCGCCTCGAAGGCGCCGGCGGCGAGCGGCCAGACGGCGCCCGAGTTCGGGTTGCCCTTCACTGCCGAGCAGTACCGCCAGGCGATCACCGACTCCGCCGTCTGCGCCACGCCGCCGCCCGCCGAGTAG
- a CDS encoding 4-hydroxybenzoate 3-monooxygenase, with protein sequence MDAAAAPHPEKIRTRVAIVGAGPAGLILSHLLADAGIESIVIDQRSRDEIEHTIRAGILEQGTVDLLTAIDPNTRVNTVGDRHDGIELRFQGEGHRIDFPGLVGRSVWLYPQHEVLKDMLALRLGAGQDLRFGVTATRVEDIDSERPRVLTTTAAGEELTIEADFVVGADGSRSVVRPAITGDSRSGFFREYPFAWFGILTEAPPSAEELIYSNSPNGFALISQRSPEVQRMYFQCAPDADPNALSEEQIWETLQSRVPGTTLKEGPIFQRDVLRFRSFVANELRHGRAALVGDAAHTVPPTGAKGMNLAIADVMLLARALRALLTENDERLIDGYAEQASRRIWKAQHFSWWMTSMLHTAPDASEFDHLRQAGELRSVVESEAGRSFLAEAYTGWPID encoded by the coding sequence ATGGACGCAGCAGCAGCACCGCACCCGGAGAAGATCCGCACCCGCGTCGCAATCGTCGGCGCAGGACCAGCGGGCCTGATCCTCTCCCACCTGCTCGCGGATGCCGGGATCGAGTCGATCGTGATCGATCAGCGTTCCCGTGACGAGATCGAGCACACGATCCGCGCTGGCATCCTCGAACAGGGCACTGTCGACCTGCTCACGGCGATCGATCCGAACACGCGCGTGAACACGGTGGGCGACCGGCACGACGGCATCGAGCTGCGCTTCCAGGGCGAGGGACACCGCATCGACTTTCCGGGCCTCGTAGGCCGCAGCGTGTGGCTCTACCCGCAGCATGAGGTGCTCAAAGACATGCTCGCGCTGCGCCTCGGCGCAGGGCAGGATCTGCGCTTCGGCGTGACAGCGACCCGCGTCGAAGACATCGACAGCGAACGCCCTCGCGTGCTGACGACCACCGCCGCAGGCGAAGAGCTCACGATCGAGGCAGACTTCGTGGTCGGAGCCGACGGCTCGCGGTCGGTCGTGCGCCCGGCGATCACCGGCGACTCGCGCAGCGGATTCTTCCGCGAGTACCCGTTCGCGTGGTTCGGCATCCTGACCGAAGCGCCACCCTCGGCCGAGGAGCTGATCTACAGCAACTCCCCGAACGGCTTCGCCCTCATCAGCCAGCGCAGCCCGGAGGTGCAGCGCATGTACTTCCAGTGCGCCCCCGACGCCGACCCGAACGCCCTGAGCGAGGAGCAGATCTGGGAGACACTGCAGTCGCGCGTGCCGGGCACCACACTCAAGGAGGGCCCGATCTTCCAGCGCGACGTGCTGCGCTTCCGCAGCTTCGTCGCGAATGAGCTGCGCCATGGACGCGCCGCTCTCGTCGGCGACGCCGCGCACACCGTGCCACCGACCGGCGCGAAGGGCATGAACCTCGCCATCGCCGATGTCATGCTGCTCGCCCGTGCCCTGCGCGCGCTGCTGACCGAGAACGACGAGCGCCTCATCGACGGCTACGCCGAACAGGCATCTCGCCGAATCTGGAAGGCGCAGCACTTCTCGTGGTGGATGACGAGCATGCTGCACACCGCACCAGACGCCAGTGAGTTCGACCACCTCCGCCAAGCCGGAGAGCTGCGGTCGGTCGTCGAGTCCGAGGCCGGTCGCTCATTCCTCGCCGAGGCGTACACGGGCTGGCCGATCGACTGA
- a CDS encoding IclR family transcriptional regulator, whose amino-acid sequence MANSPSGDSMTDRIVRVLDTFTTERTMQTATEIAERTGLPASTAHRIVGDLVAAGLLERDEDHRIRLGMHLWELALRGSSALRLRQAALPHMERVQTLIREHTQLAVLEHEEALFLERLSHPDAGANITRIAGRLPVHASSSGLVLLAHADPSIRERVLAGPLRAVARETVTDAATLRAMLASIRRRGYVVAPGSIEAVSTGVAVPVRDHGEVVAALSVVLPRESETDTAVAALLDAAKAIERDLGRSR is encoded by the coding sequence ATGGCGAACTCCCCCTCCGGCGACTCGATGACCGATCGGATCGTGCGCGTGCTCGACACCTTCACCACCGAGCGCACGATGCAGACCGCCACGGAGATCGCCGAGCGCACGGGATTGCCGGCATCCACTGCGCACCGCATCGTCGGCGACCTCGTCGCAGCCGGGCTGCTGGAGCGCGATGAGGACCACCGCATCCGCCTCGGCATGCACCTGTGGGAGCTCGCGCTGCGGGGCTCGAGCGCCCTGCGGTTGCGCCAGGCCGCTCTGCCGCACATGGAGCGCGTGCAGACGCTGATCCGCGAGCACACCCAGCTCGCCGTGCTCGAGCATGAGGAGGCGCTCTTCCTCGAGCGGCTCTCGCATCCGGATGCCGGCGCCAACATCACCCGCATCGCCGGCCGTCTGCCGGTGCACGCGTCATCGTCGGGCCTGGTGCTGCTGGCCCACGCCGATCCTTCGATCCGCGAGCGGGTGCTGGCCGGGCCGCTGCGTGCGGTGGCGAGGGAGACGGTGACGGATGCCGCGACGCTGCGCGCGATGCTCGCATCGATCCGGCGTCGCGGATACGTCGTCGCGCCGGGGTCCATCGAAGCGGTCTCCACCGGCGTCGCCGTGCCGGTGCGCGACCACGGTGAGGTCGTCGCCGCGCTGTCGGTCGTGCTGCCTCGTGAGAGCGAGACGGATACTGCGGTCGCAGCGCTGCTCGACGCCGCGAAGGCCATCGAGCGCGATCTCGGCCGGTCGCGCTGA
- a CDS encoding tryptophan-rich sensory protein encodes MHQTEKSDRVRRIIVALTVAGAVVAAVFGSGLLGGTPMPEAAGGAFAADATVLAPAGIAFAIWSVIYLALVAYALWQLVPSQAAKPLHRAVGYGVAASALLNAVWLMCVQAWRIAESFVIIVILLGVLLVTFVRVCRRPRRGTIAEIVLVDGTIGLYLGWVTVAAAANLAAWLAAVGMDAWVQAPGVPGVLTLIVAGLIALFTAWRGGRWAPAVATAWGLVWIAVGRWSEDPAAPGVAATAVVLAVVVLGVTAWRFRARTTRTAEKAGIHGDGLRGARRGTVDQ; translated from the coding sequence ATGCACCAGACGGAGAAGTCTGACCGCGTCCGCCGCATCATCGTCGCACTGACTGTCGCCGGAGCGGTCGTCGCCGCGGTCTTCGGCTCGGGTCTGCTGGGCGGAACGCCCATGCCGGAAGCGGCGGGCGGTGCGTTCGCCGCAGATGCCACAGTGCTCGCCCCAGCCGGGATCGCGTTCGCGATCTGGTCCGTGATCTACCTCGCTCTGGTGGCGTACGCGCTCTGGCAGCTGGTTCCGTCCCAAGCGGCGAAGCCGCTTCATCGCGCGGTCGGCTACGGCGTCGCAGCATCCGCTCTTCTGAACGCCGTGTGGCTCATGTGCGTGCAGGCGTGGCGTATTGCGGAGTCGTTCGTGATCATCGTGATCCTGCTCGGCGTGCTGCTGGTGACGTTCGTCCGGGTCTGTCGCCGGCCACGTCGCGGCACGATCGCGGAGATCGTGCTCGTCGACGGGACGATCGGTCTTTACCTGGGGTGGGTGACGGTCGCGGCGGCGGCGAACCTCGCCGCCTGGCTCGCCGCCGTCGGGATGGATGCGTGGGTGCAGGCCCCCGGGGTGCCCGGAGTGCTCACGCTGATCGTCGCCGGTCTCATCGCCCTGTTCACGGCCTGGCGCGGCGGGCGCTGGGCGCCGGCAGTCGCCACGGCATGGGGTCTCGTGTGGATCGCGGTCGGACGATGGTCCGAAGATCCGGCGGCACCGGGCGTCGCTGCCACCGCCGTCGTGCTGGCGGTCGTGGTGCTGGGGGTGACGGCGTGGCGGTTCCGTGCACGCACGACGCGTACTGCCGAGAAGGCCGGCATCCACGGGGATGGACTTCGGGGGGCTCGGCGCGGCACAGTTGATCAGTGA
- a CDS encoding glycoside hydrolase family 2 protein — protein sequence MTTSAHSRLVRTPLAVGWQVHAASGPAEVGADPIPATVPGVVHLDLLRAGLIPDPYLDDNESALAWIGLVDWTYRTTISLSDEALRASARHDLVFDGLDTVATITLNDQVIAEVANQHRSYRFDVTRVLTAGDNELTVAFRSPVKYANAQSIALGVRPRPYPLPYDAIRKSACSFGWDWGIATYTSGIWREARLESWSDARLAQVSLHAQPEGSGGVLWVHAALERAASVPLSVTVRIGDVTEVIEIAADAEHVQAGVRLDAVERWWPTGYGEPVLYDVEVSLSSEDTVLDEASRRVGFRDLRWDTTPDAAGTPFTLIVNDQPIYVKGVNWIPDDAFPSRVDRDRYRGRLQQAKDANLNLIRVWGGGIYESEDFYGLADQLGLLVWQDFLFACAAYAEEEPLRSEVEAEARESIGRLAHRASLVLLTGNNENTWGYEDWGWKSILDGRTWGAHYYYELLPALIAELAPHVPYAPGSPFSPGGGWDGSAQTGPHPNDEEHGSMHLWEQWNRRDWPTYREHRPRFVAEFGWQGPPTWTTLTRAISDDPLTPESPGMIVHQKAADGNAKLTGGLISHYRVPGDIETWHWAMQLNQANAVTCALEWFRSLAPHNAGAIVWQLNDCWPVTSWAAIDGDGREKPLYFALKNAFAPRTVSVQPVDPVQPVDPVQPVDPAQPADGGLVAVLTNDAAEPWQGEVVMRRIGFDGAVLASDAVHVEVAARETVRIDVPASLAVAGDAARELVTIEALGARGLWWFAEPRDSALAAARLSSEVEAVDDHGGYDVTITAEGLVRDLTLLVDKLDPSATVDRGLVTLLPGERARFRIGGAAAWVPDADAVISHSVARSGNQLVR from the coding sequence GTGACCACCTCCGCGCACTCTCGCCTCGTCCGCACCCCGCTCGCCGTCGGGTGGCAGGTGCATGCGGCATCCGGTCCCGCCGAGGTCGGCGCTGATCCGATTCCCGCGACGGTGCCGGGAGTGGTGCACCTCGATCTGCTGCGCGCCGGGCTCATTCCCGACCCCTATCTCGACGACAACGAGTCGGCGCTCGCCTGGATCGGCCTGGTCGACTGGACCTACCGCACGACCATCTCGCTGTCGGACGAGGCGCTGCGGGCATCCGCGCGGCATGATCTCGTCTTCGACGGGCTCGACACTGTCGCGACGATCACGCTCAACGACCAGGTGATCGCCGAGGTCGCGAACCAGCACCGTTCCTACCGCTTCGACGTCACCCGTGTCCTGACCGCGGGAGACAACGAGCTCACCGTCGCGTTCCGCAGTCCGGTGAAGTACGCGAACGCGCAGAGCATCGCCCTCGGCGTGCGCCCGCGCCCGTACCCGCTGCCGTACGACGCGATCCGCAAGTCGGCGTGCAGCTTCGGATGGGACTGGGGCATCGCGACGTACACGAGCGGCATCTGGCGCGAGGCGCGTCTGGAATCGTGGTCGGATGCGCGGCTCGCGCAGGTGAGCCTGCACGCGCAGCCCGAGGGCTCCGGCGGCGTGCTCTGGGTGCACGCGGCGCTGGAGCGCGCAGCATCCGTCCCGCTGTCGGTCACGGTACGCATCGGTGACGTGACGGAGGTCATCGAGATCGCAGCGGATGCCGAGCATGTGCAGGCCGGCGTGCGATTGGACGCCGTCGAGCGATGGTGGCCGACGGGATACGGCGAGCCGGTGCTGTACGACGTCGAGGTCTCGCTGTCCTCGGAAGACACGGTGCTCGATGAGGCGTCGCGCCGGGTCGGCTTCCGTGACCTGCGCTGGGACACGACGCCGGATGCTGCGGGCACCCCGTTCACGCTCATCGTGAACGACCAGCCGATCTATGTGAAGGGCGTGAACTGGATTCCGGACGACGCGTTCCCGAGCCGCGTCGACCGGGACCGCTACCGTGGCCGACTGCAGCAGGCGAAGGACGCGAACCTCAACCTCATCCGCGTCTGGGGTGGGGGCATCTACGAGTCGGAGGACTTCTACGGCCTCGCCGATCAGCTCGGGCTTCTGGTCTGGCAGGACTTCCTGTTCGCGTGCGCCGCCTATGCCGAGGAGGAACCGCTGCGCTCGGAGGTCGAGGCCGAGGCGCGTGAGAGCATCGGCCGTCTCGCGCATCGGGCATCGCTCGTGCTGCTCACCGGCAACAACGAGAACACCTGGGGCTACGAGGACTGGGGCTGGAAGAGCATCCTGGACGGCAGGACCTGGGGCGCGCACTACTACTACGAGCTGCTGCCCGCACTGATCGCCGAGCTCGCACCGCACGTGCCGTATGCGCCGGGCAGCCCGTTCAGCCCCGGTGGCGGATGGGACGGAAGTGCGCAGACCGGCCCGCATCCGAACGACGAAGAGCACGGCTCGATGCACCTGTGGGAGCAGTGGAACCGCCGTGACTGGCCCACGTACCGGGAGCACAGACCACGCTTCGTCGCGGAGTTCGGGTGGCAGGGACCGCCGACCTGGACCACACTGACCCGTGCGATCAGCGACGATCCGCTCACCCCGGAATCGCCGGGCATGATCGTGCACCAGAAGGCGGCCGACGGCAACGCCAAGCTCACCGGCGGTCTCATCTCGCACTACCGCGTGCCGGGGGACATCGAGACGTGGCACTGGGCCATGCAGCTCAATCAGGCGAACGCGGTGACGTGCGCACTGGAGTGGTTCCGCTCGCTCGCCCCGCACAACGCGGGCGCGATCGTCTGGCAGCTCAACGACTGCTGGCCGGTCACGTCGTGGGCGGCGATCGACGGCGACGGGCGGGAGAAACCGCTGTACTTCGCATTGAAGAACGCGTTCGCGCCCCGGACGGTGTCTGTGCAGCCGGTGGATCCTGTGCAGCCGGTGGATCCTGTGCAGCCGGTGGATCCCGCGCAGCCCGCGGATGGCGGGCTGGTCGCAGTGCTTACGAACGACGCGGCTGAACCCTGGCAGGGCGAGGTCGTCATGCGTCGCATCGGGTTCGACGGCGCTGTTCTCGCGTCGGATGCCGTGCACGTCGAGGTCGCAGCGCGCGAGACGGTGCGCATCGACGTGCCCGCATCGCTCGCCGTAGCCGGCGATGCTGCACGAGAATTGGTGACGATCGAGGCGCTGGGCGCGCGTGGGCTGTGGTGGTTCGCCGAGCCGCGCGACAGCGCGCTGGCTGCGGCGCGGCTGTCATCCGAGGTGGAGGCTGTGGATGACCACGGCGGGTACGACGTGACGATCACGGCCGAAGGCCTGGTGCGCGATCTCACGCTCCTGGTAGACAAACTCGATCCTTCGGCCACGGTCGATCGAGGACTCGTGACGCTGCTGCCTGGTGAGCGGGCGCGGTTCCGCATCGGCGGGGCTGCTGCGTGGGTACCGGATGCGGATGCGGTGATCAGCCACTCGGTCGCCCGCTCCGGCAATCAATTGGTGAGGTGA
- a CDS encoding Dps family protein — MATTKASGKQDPASTRRAARGGTGEKSTRRQNAEKGFVASTQLGENLQAVLVDLIELAMQGKQAHWNVVGRNFRDTHLQLDEIIEAAREFSDTVAERMRALHAVPDGRSDVVAATTTLPEYPQGEIDTSETIDLITVRLEAVVGTMRDVHDDVDEADPTSADILHAIIEKLEQFAWMVSAENRKPATR; from the coding sequence ATGGCAACGACGAAAGCATCCGGTAAGCAGGACCCCGCCAGCACGCGCCGCGCGGCACGCGGAGGGACCGGTGAGAAGAGCACGCGTCGGCAGAACGCCGAGAAGGGCTTCGTCGCATCGACGCAGCTCGGTGAGAACCTTCAGGCGGTGCTCGTCGATCTGATCGAACTCGCCATGCAGGGCAAGCAGGCGCACTGGAATGTGGTCGGTCGCAACTTCCGCGACACGCACCTCCAGCTGGACGAGATCATCGAGGCGGCGCGCGAGTTCAGCGACACGGTCGCCGAGCGGATGCGGGCGCTGCACGCGGTGCCGGACGGTCGCAGCGACGTCGTCGCGGCGACCACCACTCTCCCCGAGTATCCGCAGGGCGAGATCGACACGAGTGAGACCATCGACCTGATCACGGTCCGGCTCGAGGCGGTCGTCGGCACGATGCGCGACGTTCATGATGACGTCGACGAGGCGGATCCGACCAGCGCCGACATCCTGCACGCGATCATCGAGAAGCTCGAGCAGTTCGCCTGGATGGTCAGCGCCGAGAACCGCAAGCCCGCCACGCGCTGA